The Candidatus Nitrosotenuis cloacae genome contains a region encoding:
- a CDS encoding polysaccharide deacetylase family protein produces the protein MTAVVGAAPALAQTGTGNLEIFLKTENGDRVFPQGVTVKVFQDLQQSPIRTATQLENNPFSVSLPLNHRYKVEVYMHDMYAGASFVDLKKAQEKMEITIKNQGGMRLSVFYKDGETPLAGADIVVKSHTGNAWAFFETDANGNTIRSWLYPTVKDTDYYTAEITIAKDIKYVAPPIRLQPNVAQEFKIVTNWPTVIDKLMTVEVYNSTKNKVTKQDGTFVAELYDSKKHKIGESQVTDKGLAHFSNLKVNNYALYIKSKDASGGLQTVAAKRITVTGTQDRFQIYLHNPELNADYLNCNCVAFRLDDVQDYFLAPAQIGVISSFAKKDAPLTIGVIGGLIGTDPNLVSTIKGGLAGGDGTLEVASHSWNNKVLTTMTKAEQQKIISDTNSKIKSVFDVTPTTFIPPENLFNNDTISVLKENGFTHMSSSIDTRDPPPFKKSDFYEFPILPYTARLNVTSGVWTPIPNEQILERIDESLLDYGYAVVMMHPYEFSMYENGFYVNKLDTAQIKQLNLLIDQVQARNLKIVTIGAIQDYDVPDNVGQNKTEAKHAPNCNCVAFRIDNAQDFWLNDVQNEVIDTFVGNKTPVTVSVIGKFIGEDPKAVGAIKDGIGKSHLRIANRGWEYVDHTQYDEQKQISSITQTNDKIAKVFGTKTAIFSPPYDAFNKDTLSAVSRAGIQYFSASTTTDKTPYQDAQTKHVPSTGAFVNMIDDDPFLSGTIQQKALAKTKSGLDQYGFAVISLQPSDFAVKDDAFKNEVDQKKLGLLKSLISDIKSSGIAIVPLDRIPALLDEKSVIIPDWIKNNADWWADGKISDSDFTTGLEYLIEQKIILIPPSAQQSDSGTTIPVWVKNNAKWWAEGKIGNSDFVKGIQYLIQIGVIRV, from the coding sequence ATGACTGCCGTAGTCGGAGCTGCGCCTGCACTTGCACAGACTGGCACAGGCAACCTTGAGATATTTCTCAAGACCGAAAACGGGGACCGCGTATTTCCACAAGGAGTGACAGTCAAGGTCTTCCAAGACCTCCAACAGTCACCAATCCGTACTGCTACACAGCTTGAAAACAACCCCTTCTCAGTCTCGCTGCCGCTAAACCACCGATACAAGGTAGAAGTATACATGCACGACATGTATGCAGGCGCCAGCTTTGTGGACCTGAAGAAGGCACAAGAAAAGATGGAGATCACAATAAAAAACCAGGGGGGGATGCGCCTCAGCGTCTTTTACAAGGACGGTGAGACTCCACTTGCTGGCGCAGACATTGTGGTAAAGTCGCATACCGGGAACGCGTGGGCGTTTTTTGAAACCGATGCAAACGGCAACACTATTCGAAGCTGGCTCTACCCGACCGTAAAGGACACCGATTACTACACCGCGGAGATTACTATTGCCAAAGACATCAAGTACGTGGCGCCCCCAATACGCCTTCAGCCAAATGTGGCGCAGGAATTCAAGATAGTCACAAACTGGCCTACCGTCATCGACAAACTGATGACAGTTGAGGTGTATAACAGCACAAAGAACAAGGTGACAAAGCAGGATGGCACATTTGTGGCAGAGCTGTATGACAGCAAGAAACACAAGATTGGCGAGTCACAAGTGACAGACAAGGGCCTGGCGCACTTTTCCAATCTAAAGGTAAACAACTATGCACTCTACATCAAGTCCAAGGACGCATCCGGAGGACTCCAGACCGTTGCAGCCAAGAGGATCACGGTAACTGGGACACAGGACAGATTCCAAATCTACCTGCACAACCCAGAACTGAACGCAGACTATCTGAACTGCAACTGTGTGGCGTTTCGACTCGACGACGTTCAGGACTACTTTTTGGCACCTGCCCAGATTGGCGTGATATCCTCGTTTGCCAAAAAGGACGCCCCTCTCACAATAGGTGTAATCGGGGGTCTGATCGGCACGGATCCGAATCTGGTCTCGACCATAAAGGGCGGTCTTGCAGGCGGTGATGGGACTCTGGAGGTGGCAAGCCACAGCTGGAACAACAAGGTCCTCACCACGATGACAAAGGCAGAACAGCAAAAGATAATCTCCGACACCAACTCCAAGATAAAGTCCGTCTTTGACGTGACCCCGACCACGTTCATCCCGCCGGAAAACCTCTTCAACAACGACACCATCTCGGTGCTAAAGGAAAACGGGTTCACACACATGAGCTCATCCATAGACACGCGAGACCCACCACCGTTCAAAAAATCCGACTTTTACGAATTTCCAATTCTTCCATACACCGCACGCCTGAACGTGACGTCCGGCGTGTGGACGCCAATACCAAACGAGCAGATCTTGGAGCGAATAGACGAGAGCCTTCTGGATTACGGGTATGCCGTAGTGATGATGCACCCGTACGAGTTCTCAATGTATGAAAACGGCTTTTATGTGAACAAGCTAGACACTGCGCAAATCAAGCAACTAAACCTGCTAATCGATCAGGTACAGGCAAGAAACCTAAAGATTGTCACAATAGGTGCGATTCAGGACTATGATGTGCCTGACAATGTGGGACAAAACAAAACCGAGGCAAAGCATGCACCAAACTGCAACTGCGTCGCGTTCCGAATAGACAATGCTCAGGACTTTTGGCTAAACGATGTGCAGAATGAAGTAATTGACACGTTCGTTGGCAACAAGACGCCTGTGACAGTCAGCGTAATAGGCAAGTTCATCGGCGAAGATCCAAAGGCAGTAGGAGCAATAAAGGATGGTATTGGCAAGTCGCATCTCCGCATTGCCAACCGGGGTTGGGAGTACGTAGACCACACACAGTATGACGAGCAAAAACAAATCTCAAGCATCACGCAGACCAATGACAAGATAGCAAAGGTCTTTGGCACCAAGACTGCAATATTCAGTCCCCCGTATGACGCATTCAACAAGGACACACTGTCTGCCGTATCTCGGGCAGGAATCCAATACTTTAGCGCAAGCACCACTACTGACAAGACGCCGTACCAAGACGCCCAAACAAAGCACGTGCCCAGCACCGGCGCGTTTGTAAACATGATCGACGACGACCCGTTCCTGAGCGGAACCATCCAGCAAAAAGCCCTTGCAAAAACCAAGAGCGGCCTCGACCAGTACGGCTTTGCAGTGATCAGCCTCCAGCCGTCCGACTTTGCAGTAAAAGATGATGCGTTCAAAAACGAGGTGGACCAGAAAAAACTGGGACTCTTAAAATCGCTCATATCCGACATAAAATCAAGTGGAATTGCAATAGTGCCACTTGACAGAATCCCCGCACTACTGGACGAAAAATCCGTCATCATACCTGACTGGATAAAAAACAATGCCGATTGGTGGGCCGACGGCAAGATATCTGATTCTGACTTTACAACCGGGCTGGAATATCTAATTGAGCAAAAGATAATTCTGATTCCTCCATCTGCACAGCAGTCTGATTCTGGCACAACAATTCCTGTCTGGGTCAAAAACAATGCCAAATGGTGGGCAGAAGGAAAAATCGGCAACTCTGACTTTGTAAAAGGCATACAGTACCTGATACAAATCGGCGTAATCAGGGTCTAG
- a CDS encoding SRPBCC family protein: MTRTILGHSKDGHHTATVSRSVTIGAPQATVWKEIGNIAGLADWVVDVKKVEYLSGIKQGIGASREILFADGGKVVEYVVGWKSGEYLSYIATSGLPLDGYHATLSVLPKGRGVQVTWTSFLISCGSDKKQFEEFLEFIESFYERSLDNLKTNLEK; encoded by the coding sequence ATGACGCGCACAATTCTTGGACATAGCAAGGACGGCCACCACACTGCCACAGTTAGCAGGTCGGTCACAATTGGAGCACCTCAGGCAACGGTGTGGAAGGAGATAGGCAACATAGCAGGCCTGGCAGACTGGGTGGTCGACGTAAAAAAGGTAGAGTACCTTTCTGGAATAAAACAGGGAATCGGCGCGTCACGCGAGATACTCTTTGCGGACGGAGGCAAGGTGGTAGAATATGTGGTCGGATGGAAGAGCGGCGAGTATCTGTCATACATTGCAACGAGTGGCCTTCCACTTGACGGATACCACGCAACGCTGTCGGTTTTGCCAAAGGGCAGGGGAGTTCAGGTCACATGGACCTCGTTTTTGATCAGCTGCGGCTCGGACAAAAAACAGTTTGAAGAGTTTTTAGAATTTATAGAGTCTTTCTATGAGAGGTCGCTTGATAACCTCAAGACAAATCTAGAAAAATAG
- a CDS encoding type II toxin-antitoxin system VapC family toxin: MEYGEGQKVVLDSNVLIKDIQEGRVLRPIAKRMKRYKSKLVIPEIVLGEVNKITGSDPINTMELVYQYCKQPITVDKTDEIVTESNRLTQKYYECHPSDSLILATAKITGSTLVSFDRDLLQTAKMEGVQAFLPRNYIRWG, encoded by the coding sequence ATGGAATACGGAGAGGGTCAAAAGGTAGTTCTAGATTCCAACGTGCTCATAAAAGACATCCAGGAGGGACGCGTCCTAAGGCCAATTGCAAAAAGGATGAAGCGGTACAAGTCCAAGCTTGTAATCCCAGAGATAGTCCTAGGGGAGGTAAACAAGATCACAGGGTCAGACCCAATCAACACCATGGAATTAGTCTACCAATACTGCAAGCAACCCATAACTGTCGACAAGACCGACGAAATAGTGACAGAGTCAAACCGCCTGACGCAAAAATACTACGAGTGTCATCCCTCAGATAGCCTGATCCTGGCAACGGCCAAGATAACCGGCTCGACTCTGGTCAGCTTTGACAGGGATCTGCTCCAGACGGCAAAGATGGAAGGGGTGCAAGCATTTCTTCCAAGAAACTACATCAGATGGGGATAG
- a CDS encoding glycosyltransferase family 2 protein, with amino-acid sequence MSAAHEMLDVVKQLQEARLGDLGRLSYIRHAIEMGKKVYNSDIKYVHTKYAQLQKSAGSGADEAKAPPSKPREKNSVAVRTHRCKSCSLNLALDDKVVRYCGQWYHVACFRDVLKDESDKSVEAESGKPSAQLDATITHTILEPEPTITPARQRLPKAKTDPVLVLLAVAIFSLLMITAYSMFSYLSIIAIGSAAGLVFYHLLSRRAPQSQYTYGRKGASMYSIVIMIMPFALGTIIAYDGYSVGAMSVIQTIFLWGLVLSFWQTMLFVPLAIKSVTRESMLREPVELPRMSVLVPAYNEEKVIRTTLEALLATDYPDKEIIAIDDGSKDDTLRIMSEYKDRVKVVHKENGGKASALNAGMLYATGSIMVILDADTIIGNSALRHIAKSFADENVVAVAGNIKIRNRINTLTWCQALEYLSGIQIMRRGLDYFGAITIVPGALGAFRKSKLEEAGSYHKETLVEDFDATIKVLRSGMVVSGNNSAIAYTQAPQKLADFYKQRKRWYRGNLQVLRRHSDILLNPRFGYLQRFSYPLLAIHMLVIPFASLLVMAFAVYQLILGNYSFVAFTLGMFVLLQYLLSAMAVRMDKDDKRMILYSVFLVIGYKQIVDILQLKAVAEEFIGLKAKWTSAQRVKQ; translated from the coding sequence GTGTCCGCAGCCCATGAAATGCTTGATGTGGTAAAACAGCTACAGGAGGCAAGGCTTGGCGACCTTGGGAGGCTGTCCTACATCCGGCACGCAATCGAGATGGGCAAAAAGGTCTACAACTCTGACATCAAGTACGTTCACACAAAGTATGCGCAGCTGCAGAAATCGGCAGGTTCTGGTGCTGACGAAGCCAAGGCCCCGCCTAGCAAACCTCGGGAAAAAAACTCGGTGGCCGTTCGCACTCACAGATGCAAAAGTTGCAGCCTGAATCTTGCGCTTGACGACAAGGTGGTGCGCTATTGTGGCCAGTGGTATCATGTCGCATGTTTTAGAGACGTCCTAAAGGACGAATCAGACAAATCTGTGGAGGCTGAATCTGGCAAACCTTCGGCACAACTAGATGCGACTATAACACATACCATACTAGAGCCGGAACCAACAATCACCCCAGCACGGCAGCGACTACCAAAGGCAAAAACAGATCCCGTCCTGGTGCTTCTGGCAGTTGCAATATTTTCACTTTTGATGATTACAGCATACAGCATGTTCAGCTATCTTAGCATAATCGCAATTGGCTCTGCCGCGGGGCTTGTCTTTTACCATCTCTTGTCCAGGAGGGCACCGCAGTCGCAGTACACGTACGGACGAAAGGGCGCGTCAATGTACTCGATAGTCATAATGATAATGCCGTTTGCGCTGGGCACCATAATCGCATACGATGGATACTCTGTGGGTGCGATGTCTGTGATTCAGACAATCTTTTTGTGGGGACTTGTCCTGTCCTTCTGGCAGACCATGCTGTTCGTACCACTTGCAATAAAGAGCGTGACGCGCGAGTCTATGCTGCGAGAGCCTGTCGAACTCCCAAGAATGAGCGTCCTTGTCCCTGCATATAATGAGGAAAAAGTGATCCGCACCACACTTGAGGCGCTGCTTGCAACCGATTACCCTGACAAGGAGATAATCGCAATCGACGACGGCAGCAAGGACGACACCCTGAGAATAATGTCTGAGTACAAGGACCGAGTCAAGGTGGTTCACAAGGAAAACGGTGGCAAGGCATCTGCGCTAAATGCCGGCATGCTCTATGCCACTGGTTCCATCATGGTGATACTTGATGCAGACACCATAATAGGCAACTCTGCACTGCGGCACATCGCAAAATCCTTTGCGGACGAGAACGTAGTTGCGGTGGCAGGCAACATAAAAATCAGAAACCGCATAAACACGCTGACCTGGTGCCAGGCACTGGAGTATCTTTCCGGCATTCAGATAATGAGGCGGGGCCTGGACTATTTTGGCGCAATTACGATCGTGCCTGGCGCGCTTGGGGCATTTCGGAAAAGCAAACTGGAGGAGGCTGGCTCGTACCACAAAGAAACACTGGTGGAGGACTTTGATGCCACAATAAAGGTGCTGAGGTCTGGAATGGTGGTAAGCGGCAACAACTCTGCAATCGCATACACGCAGGCGCCGCAGAAACTGGCTGACTTTTACAAGCAGCGAAAGAGGTGGTACCGCGGTAACCTGCAGGTGCTTAGGAGGCATTCTGACATACTGCTCAACCCGCGATTTGGCTACCTGCAGAGATTTTCGTACCCCCTCTTGGCAATACACATGCTTGTGATTCCGTTTGCAAGCCTGCTTGTCATGGCGTTTGCCGTATACCAACTCATCCTGGGCAACTATTCATTTGTGGCATTCACGCTTGGTATGTTCGTCCTCTTGCAGTACCTGCTTTCCGCAATGGCAGTCCGGATGGACAAGGACGACAAGAGGATGATACTGTATTCTGTGTTCTTGGTGATTGGCTACAAGCAGATAGTGGACATACTGCAGCTAAAGGCTGTGGCAGAGGAATTTATTGGTCTAAAGGCTAAATGGACGAGTGCCCAGAGAGTGAAGCAGTAA
- a CDS encoding ABC transporter permease codes for MGLKRHFATRITILFCVLLATLFLTILLVGSNMDTILKKGIAIQVRSEIVENKALASSFEDSQGLDRYVQGQIEQRIKNLGLDAPWYSPSRIGMSMFKIITLDFGHATFLTSDSGSSAVGDIILEKLPRTILLFTTATVIISLIGIFVGAMASQKAQSRANKITSSFAVISSSFPVWWVGMIMIFVFSFSYNLFPARATPLLPPSDPGYIAALLYHMTLPLITITMIGFGTWAYLVRNFMVGVMQEDFVFVKKAIGISQRRIVFGSALKNAAPPIVTVVALSLSGSLGGAIITEAVFDWPGMGRLYFEAISVMDLPVIIGATYVLTVFFLVSIFVSDLLYGYLDPRIRTS; via the coding sequence ATGGGCCTAAAGCGGCACTTTGCCACGCGCATAACGATACTGTTCTGCGTCCTTTTGGCAACGCTCTTTCTTACCATACTCCTTGTCGGCTCCAACATGGACACCATCCTCAAAAAAGGAATCGCAATTCAGGTAAGGTCGGAGATAGTAGAGAACAAGGCGCTTGCCAGCAGCTTCGAAGACTCGCAGGGACTGGACAGATACGTCCAAGGGCAGATAGAGCAGAGGATCAAAAACCTCGGTCTTGATGCTCCGTGGTACTCGCCAAGCAGGATAGGAATGTCCATGTTCAAGATAATCACGCTGGACTTTGGTCATGCCACGTTCCTGACAAGCGACAGCGGCTCGTCGGCAGTCGGCGACATTATTTTGGAAAAGCTTCCGCGCACCATACTGCTGTTTACAACTGCCACAGTCATCATATCTCTAATAGGAATATTCGTCGGCGCGATGGCAAGCCAGAAGGCACAGTCAAGGGCAAACAAGATAACGTCGTCCTTTGCAGTAATCAGCAGCAGTTTTCCAGTGTGGTGGGTCGGCATGATCATGATCTTTGTCTTTTCATTTTCATACAACCTTTTTCCGGCAAGGGCGACGCCGCTGCTTCCGCCAAGCGACCCAGGTTACATTGCCGCCCTCCTCTACCATATGACCCTACCTCTAATCACAATTACAATGATAGGGTTTGGCACGTGGGCGTACCTTGTGAGAAACTTTATGGTCGGCGTGATGCAGGAGGACTTTGTCTTTGTCAAAAAAGCAATCGGCATAAGTCAGAGAAGGATAGTGTTCGGCAGCGCGCTAAAGAATGCAGCGCCGCCAATAGTCACAGTCGTGGCACTCAGCCTCTCAGGCTCGCTTGGAGGGGCAATAATCACCGAGGCAGTATTTGACTGGCCGGGAATGGGCCGCCTCTACTTTGAGGCAATCAGCGTCATGGACCTGCCGGTGATAATCGGAGCCACGTACGTACTGACGGTGTTTTTCCTAGTCAGCATATTTGTCTCAGATCTTCTGTACGGATACTTGGATCCGAGGATAAGGACGAGTTAA
- a CDS encoding Mov34/MPN/PAD-1 family protein, which translates to MGKTERNVVVKNDVRDSILSYCKMKHPYEGILILRGKSKKGTITIDGLVIPPFSYSDQTFAGFPQSFLPFDLSYVGIVHSHPSGPATPSVTDAHNFFGLVALIVKAPYEKDEDIFAWDSAGNPLPITFE; encoded by the coding sequence ATGGGCAAGACCGAGCGCAACGTGGTAGTCAAAAACGATGTAAGGGACAGCATCCTTTCGTATTGCAAAATGAAGCATCCGTACGAGGGGATACTGATTCTTCGCGGGAAATCAAAAAAGGGGACCATCACAATAGACGGGCTGGTGATACCGCCGTTTTCCTACAGCGACCAGACATTTGCAGGATTTCCGCAATCCTTTCTGCCATTTGATCTCTCGTATGTAGGAATCGTCCACTCGCACCCAAGCGGGCCTGCGACTCCGTCCGTGACGGATGCACACAACTTTTTCGGGCTGGTCGCACTGATAGTTAAGGCGCCGTACGAAAAGGACGAGGACATTTTTGCGTGGGACAGTGCCGGAAACCCTCTGCCGATAACCTTTGAGTAG
- the fen gene encoding flap endonuclease-1 gives MGLDLKGLLASREKTRLESFSSKVIAVDAYNTIYQFLSIIRGPDGMSLSDSRGRVTSHLSGLFYRNINFLSLGIKPVYVFDGKSPSLKAAEIERRKQIKKDATVKYEKAVMERNFEDMKKYAQQTTSMQDGMVEDAKHLLGLFGIPYIQAPSEGEATAAHMTKTGVAYAAASQDYDSILFGAKRLVRNFTNSGRRKLPNRNTYIEVEPEIIETQKVLVELNVTKEQLVDIGILIGTDFNPDGFDRIGPKTALKMIKEHGKLEEIPQIQEQLAKINYSEIRKIFLEPKVADVSEIKFDKIDYPGITKYLSEERDFSKERIEASLSRLQKSTEKRSHTLEQWFT, from the coding sequence ATGGGCCTAGATCTAAAGGGACTGCTCGCATCCAGGGAGAAGACGAGACTAGAATCGTTCTCCTCAAAGGTAATAGCAGTAGACGCGTACAATACAATATACCAGTTTTTGTCGATTATAAGGGGCCCGGACGGAATGTCGCTGTCTGACAGCAGGGGCAGGGTGACAAGCCACCTAAGCGGCCTGTTTTATCGAAACATCAACTTTTTGTCCCTCGGAATAAAGCCAGTGTACGTCTTTGACGGCAAGTCGCCGTCACTAAAGGCAGCAGAGATAGAGCGCAGAAAGCAGATCAAAAAGGACGCCACCGTAAAATACGAAAAAGCGGTAATGGAGAGAAACTTTGAGGACATGAAAAAATACGCGCAGCAGACAACATCCATGCAGGACGGCATGGTGGAGGATGCAAAGCATTTGCTCGGATTGTTCGGCATACCGTACATCCAGGCACCGTCGGAGGGGGAGGCCACTGCGGCACACATGACAAAGACTGGAGTTGCATATGCAGCTGCAAGCCAGGACTATGACTCCATATTGTTTGGGGCAAAAAGGCTCGTTCGAAACTTTACAAACAGTGGGAGAAGAAAGCTGCCAAACCGCAACACGTACATCGAAGTGGAGCCGGAGATAATAGAAACTCAGAAGGTACTTGTAGAATTAAACGTGACAAAGGAGCAGCTTGTCGACATCGGAATCCTAATTGGGACGGACTTTAATCCGGACGGGTTTGACAGGATAGGCCCCAAGACTGCGCTCAAGATGATAAAGGAGCATGGCAAGCTGGAAGAAATACCGCAGATTCAAGAGCAGCTTGCCAAGATCAACTATTCTGAAATCAGGAAGATCTTTTTGGAGCCAAAGGTGGCAGACGTATCAGAGATCAAATTCGACAAGATAGACTATCCGGGAATAACAAAGTACCTTTCCGAGGAGCGTGACTTTTCAAAGGAACGAATAGAGGCATCCCTAAGCCGCCTGCAAAAGTCGACAGAAAAGCGCAGTCACACGTTAGAGCAGTGGTTTACTTAA
- a CDS encoding tyrosine-type recombinase/integrase yields MKRFYLVLEEFDPKKDYGVKIKPQYKKCLSILKKGEKINRHDFINAHLNEFTDKPLGFKSNRDLVGHSFTIGKRIGMLQQLTLEETGYSISYDKFCQLESVKYFIAQLKGNSYKNLKANRRIGTAGTYSNWLWHFNEWLYGKSFEFQFSEQKDQDTFKRIRKTVRLKGLEHFLKLYQDPYKIEQEFIKVIKSYLLEPTNMEKRRKTLKIIYSAIKSYFAKNDYPLNIKIDLKNLGKTTDGDDEQPSMTLGDVLKLLTNGRPTLAQKAIFLCKFHRGLDSSTFADRFNFQAWEQLVSHFGTDEYSKWDLKKCPVPIKLTRKKTDVPHVGFLDIDAVDAIREYLEFREKNKEPMKGGALFLNDRNQPITEEWIEGSFRKLRKNAGLDKELGSYKLQKRYKATAHEFRDLLKSTLIDAGTRPDLADHFIGHAPKDTYEKQATLYPESLRKEYSKASKILNIFSNLESHYKSAQSASDVSERMTKMEDELAKVLKRHERTKNARRKK; encoded by the coding sequence GTGAAACGATTCTATCTAGTACTAGAAGAATTTGATCCTAAGAAGGATTATGGTGTAAAAATCAAACCCCAATACAAAAAATGTCTTTCCATTTTAAAAAAAGGCGAGAAGATAAATCGACATGACTTTATCAATGCCCATCTCAACGAATTTACCGACAAGCCCCTAGGATTCAAGTCAAACAGGGATCTAGTAGGGCACAGTTTTACAATAGGAAAAAGAATAGGAATGCTACAGCAACTTACCCTAGAGGAAACAGGCTATTCCATCTCATACGATAAGTTTTGCCAGCTTGAATCCGTGAAGTACTTTATTGCTCAACTGAAGGGAAATTCATACAAAAATCTCAAAGCTAACCGAAGAATAGGAACGGCTGGAACGTATTCAAACTGGCTTTGGCATTTCAATGAATGGCTGTATGGTAAGTCCTTTGAATTCCAATTTTCCGAGCAAAAAGATCAAGACACTTTTAAAAGAATACGAAAGACCGTCAGGCTGAAGGGTCTGGAGCATTTTTTGAAATTATACCAAGACCCATACAAAATAGAACAGGAATTCATCAAAGTCATCAAAAGCTACCTGCTAGAGCCAACGAACATGGAAAAGCGTCGCAAGACATTGAAGATCATTTATTCCGCAATCAAGTCATATTTTGCGAAAAATGACTATCCATTAAACATCAAAATTGACCTAAAGAACTTGGGCAAAACCACAGATGGGGACGACGAACAGCCAAGCATGACACTTGGCGATGTCCTAAAGCTGTTAACTAATGGCAGACCAACATTGGCACAAAAGGCAATTTTTCTCTGCAAGTTTCACCGAGGACTTGACAGCTCTACTTTTGCAGACAGGTTCAATTTTCAAGCATGGGAGCAGTTGGTTAGCCATTTCGGTACTGATGAATATTCAAAATGGGATCTCAAAAAATGTCCAGTTCCAATAAAGCTGACACGAAAGAAAACGGATGTCCCCCATGTAGGATTTTTGGATATTGATGCAGTTGATGCAATTCGTGAATATCTAGAGTTTAGAGAGAAGAACAAGGAACCAATGAAAGGTGGCGCCCTGTTTCTCAATGACAGAAACCAGCCAATAACTGAAGAATGGATTGAGGGCAGTTTTAGGAAACTAAGAAAGAATGCAGGTTTGGACAAGGAACTGGGCTCATACAAACTACAAAAACGATACAAGGCAACTGCCCATGAGTTCAGGGATTTGCTAAAGTCAACTCTGATTGATGCTGGAACCAGACCCGATTTGGCAGATCACTTCATCGGTCATGCACCAAAAGACACATATGAAAAACAAGCCACGCTGTACCCAGAATCACTTCGTAAAGAATACAGCAAGGCTTCAAAGATTTTGAACATATTTTCCAACTTGGAAAGTCATTACAAAAGCGCCCAAAGTGCAAGCGATGTTAGCGAGCGAATGACAAAGATGGAAGACGAGCTAGCCAAAGTCCTCAAACGTCACGAAAGAACCAAGAACGCGAGGCGAAAAAAGTAG
- a CDS encoding ABC transporter permease, translating into MSISTSQIRQGFLSSRIGLAGVGILVCLVVLSALTAIFIPIETYQQWNNPTSWTLLPKSALPFWVNYFSEKKIPEHQIIESARTITQDYRSHHTLTQEFVTDYAFDYFPNDMIFQYTANYEDSALLQMDVMRPDGVTLRLATTSLPHSEERVAFSDRIFFTSDSVRKNLLLQSSVFSFPIDGMSASEVVFSDSKSHQVLKGRYVFSVKMSGFSDNTMESKLILGGKVFGFAGTDELRRDLAVGLLWGIPVALFIGTLVSVGSVVSGLVFGVYAGYKGGKTDESMMRLNDIVYALPALPFLIILSVTTSNSIFVMIGFLMIFGWVGVAKVSRSMALQIKTRQFVDAAKMMGQKDSRIIFRHIIPQILPYALASIAISVPAAITTEAGLSFLGLGDPSFPTWGQILHDAKSHGAAARGLWWWIVPPGVMIAATGLAFVFIGTALEAIANPKMKR; encoded by the coding sequence GTGTCCATATCAACGTCACAGATAAGGCAGGGGTTTCTTAGTAGTAGAATAGGACTGGCAGGAGTCGGCATACTGGTGTGCCTAGTTGTACTGTCGGCACTCACCGCAATATTCATCCCAATTGAGACATACCAGCAGTGGAACAACCCGACCAGTTGGACGCTTCTCCCAAAGTCGGCGCTCCCGTTCTGGGTGAATTATTTTTCTGAGAAAAAGATCCCAGAGCACCAGATAATCGAGAGCGCACGCACCATCACTCAGGACTACAGGTCGCACCACACGCTGACGCAGGAGTTTGTGACAGATTATGCGTTTGACTATTTCCCAAACGACATGATATTTCAGTACACTGCAAACTATGAGGACTCGGCGCTGCTTCAAATGGACGTTATGCGTCCGGACGGAGTCACGCTCAGGCTGGCAACCACCTCGCTGCCGCATTCCGAGGAGAGGGTTGCGTTCTCAGACAGGATATTTTTCACAAGTGACTCCGTCAGAAAGAACCTCCTGCTGCAGTCGTCGGTTTTTTCATTCCCGATAGACGGCATGTCTGCAAGCGAGGTGGTATTTTCTGATTCAAAATCGCACCAAGTGCTCAAGGGCAGGTACGTCTTCTCAGTAAAGATGTCCGGATTTTCAGACAATACGATGGAATCAAAGTTAATTCTCGGAGGAAAGGTGTTCGGATTTGCCGGCACCGACGAGTTGAGGCGTGACTTGGCAGTTGGACTGCTCTGGGGAATCCCAGTAGCACTGTTCATCGGCACGCTCGTGTCTGTCGGGTCCGTGGTGTCCGGGCTCGTCTTTGGAGTGTATGCAGGATACAAGGGAGGCAAGACGGACGAGTCCATGATGAGGCTCAACGACATAGTCTATGCACTTCCCGCGCTTCCGTTTTTGATCATTCTTTCCGTTACAACATCAAACAGCATCTTTGTGATGATTGGGTTTTTGATGATATTTGGGTGGGTCGGGGTGGCAAAGGTGTCCCGCAGCATGGCGCTGCAGATAAAGACCAGGCAGTTTGTTGACGCCGCAAAGATGATGGGCCAGAAGGACTCTAGGATCATCTTCAGGCACATAATCCCGCAGATTCTCCCGTATGCACTTGCCAGCATCGCAATCTCGGTGCCGGCGGCAATCACCACGGAGGCAGGCTTGAGTTTTTTGGGGCTTGGCGACCCGTCGTTTCCAACATGGGGCCAGATACTGCACGACGCAAAGTCTCACGGGGCTGCTGCGCGCGGGCTGTGGTGGTGGATAGTGCCACCTGGAGTCATGATTGCTGCAACAGGGCTTGCGTTTGTGTTCATCGGCACCGCCCTTGAGGCAATTGCCAATCCAAAGATGAAGCGCTAG